The following are encoded together in the Leucoraja erinacea ecotype New England chromosome 13, Leri_hhj_1, whole genome shotgun sequence genome:
- the dnajc28 gene encoding dnaJ homolog subfamily C member 28 has protein sequence MLAAKKTCVMTCLRGARMYSGHGPRSKSLQDCYNLLNVQENCNHNEVKEAYVKLVKLYHPDSGSDGGDPLKFMQVEEAYKAVVKHLAEKGKTESDQGLNDEEEEESKYLALQHRQYLSFEGVGIGTPSQREKQYRTFRVNRATDQVLDYRKQKLEAQDQQNTMMAMDIQQSKKIKITQAVERLVEDLIQESMARGDFDNLSGKGKPLQKFLQYPYIDPMTHNLNRILIDNGYQPEWIVRQKEINETIEKLRNDILGYRKKLGQPLTHYTLKHWNLNCEQFRNDIKELNKTVEKFNLIVPLLNRQMLHFDQDKELAVILKKYDVLMEANKANSDIIGQPTKESSTQNSLFNWIKHFLKYNQRVR, from the coding sequence ATGTTAGCTGCAAAGAAAACCTGCGTTATGACTTGCCTTCGCGGTGCCAGGATGTACTCGGGTCACGGACCACGAAGCAAAAGCCTCCAGGACTGTTACAACTTGCTTAATGTACAGGAAAATTGCAACCACAATGAAGTAAAAGAGGCCTATGTCAAACTTGTCAAGTTGTATCATCCGGATAGTGGCTCTGATGGCGGAGATCCTCTAAAATTCATGCAAGTGGAAGAAGCTTACAAGGCCGTTGTTAAGCATTTAGCAGAGAAAGGAAAGACAGAGTCTGATCAAGGTTTGAatgatgaagaagaagaagaatccaaATACCTGGCACTgcaacacagacagtacctgagcttTGAGGGTGTTGGCATTGGAACACCTAGTCAAAGAGAGAAACAATACAGAACGTTCAGGGTCAATCGTGCAACAGATCAGGTGTTGGATTATAGAAAACAGAAACTAGAGGCTCAGGATCAGCAAAATACAATGATGGCGATGGATATACAGCAGAGCAAAAAGATAAAAATAACCCAAGCAGTGGAACGGTTGGTGGAAGACCTCATACAAGAGTCGATGGCCAGAGGCGATTTTGATAACCTTAGTGGTAAAGGAAAaccactgcaaaagtttttacaaTACCCATACATTGATCCCATGACACATAATCTGAACAGGATACTCATAGACAATGGATATCAACCAGAATGGATTGTCCGGCAAAAAGAAATAAATGAAACAATTGAGAAGCTAAGAAATGACATACTGGGTTACAGGAAAAAGCTCGGTCAACCCCTGACTCACTACACTCTGAAAcattggaatttaaactgtgaGCAATTCAGAAATGATATCAAAGAACTTAATAAAACTGTAGAAAAGTTCAATTTAATCGTGCCTCTGTTGAACAGACAGATGCTACACTTTGACCAAGATAAGGAACTTGCTGTCATATTGAAAAAATATGATGTGTTAATGGAAGCAAACAAAGCCAATTCAGATATTATTGGACAACCAACTAAGGAAAGTAGTACACAAAATAGCCTGTTTAATTGGATTAAACATTTCCTGAAATATAATCAGAGGGTGAGATGA